From Pandoraea norimbergensis, the proteins below share one genomic window:
- the icd gene encoding NADP-dependent isocitrate dehydrogenase — MSYQHIKVPAGEKITVNKDFSLNVPDTPIIPYIEGDGTGVDITPVMLKVVDAAVEKAYGGKRKISWMEIYAGEKSTRVYGPDVWLPDETLEVVKDYVVSIKGPLTTPVGGGIRSLNVALRQQLDLYVCLRPVQYFKGVPSPVRQPEKIDMVIFRENSEDIYAGIEWEAESEGAKKLIAFLQNEMGVSKIRFPQTSGIGVKPVSREGTERLVRKAIQYAIDNNRDSVTLVHKGNIMKYTEGAFRDWGYGLAKKEFGATEIDGGPWCKVKNPKTGKDIVIKDSIADAFLQQILLRPAEYDVIATLNLNGDYVSDALAAQVGGIGIAPGANLSDSVAMFEATHGTAPKYAGKDYVNPGSEILSAEMMLRHMGWTEAADLIIASMEKSILSKKVTYDFARLMEGATQVSCSGFGAVMIENM, encoded by the coding sequence ATGTCGTATCAGCACATTAAGGTCCCGGCCGGCGAGAAGATCACCGTGAACAAGGACTTCTCTCTGAACGTCCCGGACACGCCGATCATTCCGTACATCGAAGGCGACGGCACCGGGGTGGACATCACGCCGGTGATGCTCAAGGTTGTCGATGCCGCGGTAGAGAAGGCGTATGGCGGCAAGCGCAAGATCAGCTGGATGGAAATCTACGCGGGTGAGAAGTCGACACGTGTCTACGGACCGGATGTGTGGCTGCCTGACGAGACGCTCGAAGTGGTCAAGGACTACGTCGTGTCGATCAAGGGCCCGCTCACAACGCCGGTCGGCGGCGGCATTCGTTCGCTGAACGTGGCGTTGCGCCAGCAGTTGGATCTTTACGTGTGCCTTCGCCCTGTGCAGTACTTCAAAGGTGTGCCGTCGCCGGTACGCCAGCCCGAGAAGATCGACATGGTGATCTTCCGTGAGAACTCCGAAGACATCTACGCGGGCATCGAGTGGGAAGCCGAATCCGAAGGCGCGAAGAAGTTGATCGCGTTCCTGCAAAACGAAATGGGTGTGAGCAAGATTCGTTTCCCGCAGACCTCGGGTATTGGTGTGAAGCCGGTGTCGCGCGAAGGGACAGAGCGTCTGGTGCGCAAGGCGATTCAATATGCGATCGACAACAACCGCGACTCGGTGACGCTCGTGCACAAGGGCAACATCATGAAGTACACCGAAGGCGCTTTCCGTGACTGGGGGTATGGTCTCGCGAAGAAAGAGTTCGGTGCGACGGAGATCGATGGCGGTCCGTGGTGCAAGGTGAAGAACCCGAAGACGGGCAAGGACATCGTGATCAAGGACTCGATCGCGGATGCCTTCCTCCAGCAGATTCTGTTGCGCCCCGCCGAATACGACGTGATTGCCACGCTCAACCTGAACGGCGACTACGTCTCGGATGCCCTCGCGGCGCAAGTGGGTGGCATCGGCATCGCGCCGGGCGCAAACCTGTCGGACTCGGTCGCGATGTTCGAAGCCACGCACGGCACGGCACCGAAGTACGCGGGCAAGGATTACGTGAACCCGGGCTCCGAGATTCTGTCGGCAGAGATGATGCTGCGTCATATGGGATGGACCGAAGCGGCGGATCTGATCATCGCGTCGATGGAAAAATCGATTCTTTCGAAGAAGGTCACGTACGACTTTGCCCGGCTGATGGAAGGGGCGACGCAGGTGTCCTGCTCGGGCTTCGGCGCGGTCATGATCGAGAACATGTAA
- a CDS encoding pseudouridine synthase — protein MTLLALNKPFGTICQFSPHPTRPTLAECVQRPDVYPAGRLDADSEGLLLLTDDGRLQARIAEPERKLPKTYWAQVEGAYDEAAVARLRAGLDLGDFITLPCEAREISEPESLWPRNPPIRYRASIPTHWLEIRLVEGKNRQVRRMTAAVGKPTLRLVRVAIGPVDVFALNLAPGQWCELPQQILTLSGQRSRRPTR, from the coding sequence ATGACACTTCTCGCACTCAACAAGCCCTTCGGCACGATCTGCCAGTTTTCGCCGCACCCCACGCGCCCGACGCTTGCCGAATGTGTGCAACGCCCAGATGTCTATCCGGCCGGACGACTCGACGCCGACAGCGAAGGCTTGCTGCTGCTCACTGACGACGGGCGCCTGCAAGCGCGCATCGCAGAACCCGAGCGCAAGTTGCCGAAGACGTACTGGGCTCAGGTCGAAGGCGCTTACGACGAGGCCGCCGTCGCCCGGTTACGCGCCGGGCTCGATCTTGGCGACTTCATCACGTTGCCGTGCGAGGCTCGCGAAATTTCCGAGCCCGAATCGCTGTGGCCACGCAATCCGCCGATTCGCTACCGCGCGAGCATCCCGACGCACTGGCTCGAAATCCGGCTCGTCGAAGGCAAGAATCGTCAGGTGCGGCGCATGACCGCTGCCGTCGGCAAGCCGACATTGCGACTCGTGCGCGTGGCCATCGGCCCCGTCGACGTCTTTGCGTTGAACCTCGCCCCTGGGCAATGGTGCGAACTGCCGCAACAAATACTTACACTTTCCGGTCAACGAAGCCGTCGCCCGACTCGTTGA